The following proteins come from a genomic window of Gossypium raimondii isolate GPD5lz chromosome 5, ASM2569854v1, whole genome shotgun sequence:
- the LOC105770672 gene encoding brassinosteroid-responsive RING protein 1, with protein MGFFVEDPGLIVTHLLYKTAVVLAVLRWVWSWALRFKDTSLFSFIFSSDSQNNTSSSLVSSQMIRDSLVLTTFEDAKERVPWVSDTCAVCLNQLKEGDEVRELRNCCHVFHKDCIDRWVDYDEDQDHDHHDYDHDQDDSNNHKTCPLCRAPLLTSSQCSVWPKNEPSWAVERLLYLFGDDLLP; from the coding sequence ATGGGTTTCTTTGTAGAAGATCCAGGGCTAATTGTAACCCATCTTCTTTACAAAACAGCTGTTGTTTTAGCAGTTTTAAGATGGGTCTGGTCTTGGGCTCTTAGGTTTAAAGACACGAGtttatttagtttcattttttcATCTGACTCCCAAAACAAcacttcttcttctttggttTCTTCACAAATGATTAGAGACAGCCTGGTGTTGACAACCTTCGAAGATGCTAAGGAAAGGGTGCCTTGGGTTTCTGACACGTGTGCAGTCTGCTTGAATCAGCTGAAGGAAGGTGACGAGGTCAGAGAATTGAGGAACTGTTGTCACGTGTTCCACAAAGATTGCATTGACAGATGGGTTGACTATGATGAAGATCAAGATCACGACCATCATGATTATGATCATGATCAAGATGATAGTAACAATCACAAGACTTGCCCCCTGTGCAGGGCCCCTTTACTCACTTCTTCACAATGCTCGGTGTGGCCTAAGAATGAACCTAGTTGGGCCGTCGAGCGACTCCTTTACCTATTCGGGGACGATCTTCTGCCTTGA